TCGACGAATGTGCCCGGGGCATCGACCAACCAGTACGGGACGGCCCTCGTGCTCCTGCTCCTCGTAATGGCTGTATATTGTATTGCAATCCTTGTAAGGAACCATTACCAGAAATCCCTAAGGTGGTAATTCAGATGTCAGATAAAGAAACAATACTTGAAACGAAGAAGCTCAACCTCTTCTACGGCGAAAAACAGGCCCTGACGGAGGTTGACGTTCAGGTTTACAAAAACCATGTAACCGCACTCATCGGCCCTTCGGGATGTGGAAAATCCACTCTTCTCAGGTGCTTCAACAGGATGAACGATCTTGTGGCCAGCTGCAGGATCGACGGCGAGATCATATACCACGACCGGAATATCTATTCGCCGGGCACCGACGTCGTCCACATGAGGAAGAAGATCGGGATGGTATTCCAGCAGCCCAACCCGTTCCCGAAATCGATCTATGACAATATCGCATACGGGCCGAGGATTCACGGGACAAAAGACAGGAAGAAACTCGACGAGATCGTTGAAAAGAGCCTGAAGCAGGCCGCATTATGGGATGAAGTCCACGACAGGCTGGACGAACCGGCGATGGGGCTCTCCGGGGGACAGCAGCAGAGGCTCTGCATCGCAAGAACTCTTGCAGTCGAGCCTGAGGTAATCCTGATGGACGAACCGTGCTCGGCTCTCGATCCGATAGCAACCTCGAAGATCGAGTCGCTGATCGACGATCTCAAGAAGACCTACACGGTCATCATCGTTACGCACAGCATGTCGCAGGCTTCGAGGGTCTCAGATTATACGGGATTCATGTACCTCGGGAAGATGATCGAGTTCGGCGATACGGAGAAGATATTCACGAGCCCGGACGAAGAGCTGACGAACAACTACATCACCGGAAGGTTCGGATAAGGTGGGAAATTAAATGAGCGATAAATTTCAGTCTGAATTGAAAAAATTAAAGGAGTACACCATAGAGATGGGTGAATTCTCCATCACCATGTTCAGGGATTCACTCAAAGCGTTGAACGACATGGACGAAAAGCTTGCAAACGATGTGATCGGGCGAAAGAGGAAGCTTGCCGAGTACAACAACAACATCGACGAGGAAACCCTGAGAGTTCTCACCCTCTACCAGCCGGTCGCAAGCGATATCAGGTTCCTATCGTGCATCTCGCAGATGAACACCTCGCTGTACAGGCTCGGGCGGAACGGGAAGGATATTGCCAAACTTATCACCATTCTCCCCAATACCCCGCACCTGAACGTGTTCAAAAATATCTGCCACATGGGCGATTATGTCGCCATTATGATAGCTGACGTCCTCGAGGCGTTCAGGACCGGCGACATCTCCAAGATCCTCGATCTCGGGAAGAGGGACAACTACGTCGACAATCTCCAGGAGACGATCTTCCGGGAGAGCTTCACGTACATGATGGAGGACAGCAGCAATATCTCCCGCTGCATCGAGTACGTCATGGTCTCGAGATATCTCGAGAGGATGGGGGACCATGCATGCCTTATGGGAGAAAAGGTATACTTTATGATAGAAGGAAAGAAAATAGAGTTCCATTAAACGGTCGTTTTAAATGTCAAAAATAAGCCTGAATAATCCCGGTATTTTTATCAACCGCGAACTTTCATGGATAGAATTCAACAGGATGGTACTGGAGGAAGCGCAGGACCAGAGACATCCTCTTCTCGAGAGAGTGAAATTTCTCTCCATCTTCTCGAGCAACCTCGACGAATTCATGATGATCCGCGTTTCGGGACTGAGGAGGCAGAAGAAAGCAGGAGCTTTGGAATCCCCTCCCGACGGACTGACACCGACCCAGCAGCTCTCGGCCATCCGCTCGGAGGTGAAGAAGCAGATCCTCGAGTCCGATATGATCTGGCGCGACAATCTTCTGCCCGCCCTGAATAAAGAGGGAATATTCATCCACCGCTTCAGGGAGCTGAATAAAAAACAGAAGAACTTCCTGAGAAAGTATTTCGAGAAGGAGATCTTTCCGGCCCTGACCCCGATGGCGTTCGACCCGGGCCGCCCGTTTCCGTTCATATCGAACCTGAGCCTGAACCTCGCCGTAATCATCGACGATCCGCAGGAGGGAAATATATTTTCGAGGCTCAAGATCCCGAGGGAGACATTCCCGAGGCTGATCAGGATACCGCCGGAATGCATCAAACTTTCCGAAGAATGCCAGGATCTTGTAGATGAGTATCATTTTGTCTTCATAGAAGATCTCGCTGCGGCAAATGCCGATCTCCTCTTCCCCGAGGAAAAGATCGTCAACTGTTATCCGTTCGTCGTATCGAGAGATGCCGACCTCGAGATCGAGGAGGATGAAGCAGCCGATCTCCTTACTGCGATCGAAGAGAGTGTCGAACTGAGACGGATCGGGTCTCCCGTAAGGCTCGAAGTCGACCGTTCCATGCCGAAATGGGTGCGGAATATTCTTGCAAAAAAATTCGAGCTCGGGTCCGGGGACGTGTACACGGTAGACGAGCACCTGAGAAAGTCGGACCTTATGCAACTGATGGATGTCGACCGGCCCGATCTTAAGGACAAGCCGTTTCTTCCCTCCTACCCCTGCGGGTTCGAGGATGAAGACAAAAGCATCTTTCCTGAGATCAAAAAGGGCGATATCCTCTTCTACCACCCCTACGACAGCTTCACCCCGATCGTGAATTTCATACGGCAGGCGGCCGAGGATCCGGACGTAATCGCGATTAAGCAGACGCTCTACAGGACCGGCCCGAAGTCCCCGATCGTCCAGGCGCTTATGAAAGCGAGGATGAACGGCAAGCAGGTCTCGGTGATGGTGGAGCTCAAGGCGAGATTCGACGAGCAGAACAATATCACCTGGGCGAAGGCGCTTGAGAGAACCGGCGTCCATGTCGTATACGGGCTGATGGGAATCAAGGTCCATTCAAAGATGACGATGGTCGTCAGGAGAGAGAAGGAGGGGCTTGAGACCTACATCCATATCGGGACAGGAAACTACAACCCGGTTACCGCGAGGATCTATACGGATATCGGCATCATGACATGCGACAGATCGATCGCATCCGATGTCACCGATCTCTTCAATGCCTTAACAGGCCATTCGGGAAAACGCGAGTTCAACGATCTCATCGTCTCCTACGGCAAGACGGGCATGATGAAGGAGAAGATCCTCGGCCTGATCGAACAGGAGATCGAGGTCCAAAAGCAGGGCAAAGAGGGTTATATCGCGTTCAAACTGAATCAGCTCGTGGACCCGGATATCATTATCGCGCTCTATAAGGCTTCGAAAGCAGGTGTCAAAATCGTCCTCCAGGTGAGGGGCATCTGCTGTCTCAGGCCGGGAATGAAGGATATCAGTGAAAATATCGAATGCACGTCCATAGTAGGGAGATTCCTCGAACATTCGAGGATATTGTACTTCAGAAACGACGGCAACGATATTCTTCTCACCGGAAGCGCGGACATGATGCAGAGGAATCTCAACCGGAGAGTCGAGATCCTGATGGAGATAAAAGACGAGAATATCAAATCAGAAATAAAGAAGATCCTCGACGTCCACCTGAACGACAATGTAAATTCGAGAGAACTTCGCCCTGACGGCAGCTACGTCAAGAAAGAAGCGTCAGGGGAGAGATGCGACGCACAGCAGTGGATGATAGATCACAGGGGTGTCTGGAATGAAGGGCACCTCTGATAATAAACGCTTTTCTCCTTCAAGTACCGATTATAAATTACGGAGCAGTGAAGATGTCAGGGAAATATAGCTGTCCTGACAAAGGGTATTGCCTTTATGCCGCAGAATATATGACCTCTCTTCTCTCGGCGCTTGCTGCAGAGACGGAGGGTGTGAAATATTCGGATGATATCGAATACGTCCACCGCTGCAGGGTTGCGACGAGAAGACTTCGGGCGGCGATGTCGGTATTCGAGGAATGTTTCCCCAAAAAAGAGTTCGGGGAATGGCTGAAACAGATCAAAGGGATCACCGGCTCGCTCGGCGAGGCAAGGGACCTGGACGTCCAGGTAGATTTCCTCAAAAAGTTTCTTTCGCCTGAAGAGCGGCAGGGAACGAAGGTTTTCTTTATCGCCGGGGATGTTGCGGGAAAGACAAATCAGACAAACGTTTCCGAGACTGCGATAATTCCCGTGTATCCCGCTGAAGACGACGACGCCCGGGCAGGGAAATCAGTCGTTTCCAGGATCGTGAACTTCTTCAGGCATATCTTTTCGCCGGGGAGAGATGAAACCGAACCTGAACCCGAAGGACAGACAGGTGATCTCACACCATCATCAGGATATAATTTCAGGGCGTCGGATCCGTATACGGCGGGAATCGAATGCCTGATTACAAGACTCGAACAGAGAAGAAAGAGCATCCAGCCGGCCGTTATAAAGTCCATCGAATCTTTCGAGAAGTCGAAGACGGCCGAAAAGATGGGGACATACCTGAGGGCGATGATCGTCGAGGCGGACCTGAACCAGACCGACATCCACTCACCTTACTCCTTCGAGAAGGCGTTTTACAATATTACGCTTGCAGAGGAGGGCCTGTACTGGTATGAGAGATTCTTAAAAGATCCGTCGCTGGTGAAAAGGCATCACGAGATGAGGATCTCGGCGAAGAAGTTCCGGTATACGATCGAGACATATTCCGGGCTGTACGAAGGGGAGCTGAAAGACCAGATCAAGGTCATGAAAAAGCTCCAGGACTATCTCGGCGATATCCACGACTGCGATGTCTGGGCGGCCTTCCTCGATGACTTCATCGTCGAGGAGAGGAAGAGGAACATCGAATTCTTCGGAAACGACCGGTTCTTCATGTTCGTTCTCCCGGGCCTCAACTTTCTCAAAGAGAACAGGATCTCGAAGAGGACGGAGCTGTATACAGAACTTCTCGAGTACTGGGACGGGATGAAGAAGGAGCATTTCCGCGAGGAGCTGGGATCGGTGATCTCTCTTCCGCTCCAGTCTTCGTTGAACCGCATCATCGACAGTTCGCCGGACGATTCACCCCTGCATATCGCACTGATCGGGGACGTTCACGCGAACCTTCCCGCACTGGAGGCCGTGCTCGCGGACGCGAAAGAACGCGGGGCATCAGCGATCATCAACACCGGGGATTTTATCGGGTACGGTGCTTTTCCCGACCAGACGGTATCGAAGATCAGGGCCGAGCATATCGTCAGCGTCATCGGGAATTACGATCTTTCTGTACTTAAGTCCAGGACGAAGAAGAAGAGCCTCCCGAAGAACAGGCAGAAACGTTTCGCGATGGAATGGGCGTATAAGGAGCTTTCCGATGAGAACAGGAGATACCTGAAGCTGCTTCCGAAAAATCTCAGCCTTATGGTGAAGGGAAAGTCCCTGTATGTCACGCACGGATCGCCTGATTCGATAAAGGATTACATAAACGAGACCACGCCCGACGATCTTCTCAGGTCGTATATCAGCGGTACGGGAGCGGATTTCATCATCACCGGTCATACCCATACGCAGTACGCAAAAAAGATCGACGAGACGTGGTTTATCAATACCGGTAGCGTGGGAAGACCGGACGACGGAGATCCCAGGGCATGCTACGCCATGCTGAGCCTGAATCCTTTCTCCCTGTATCATGTCAGGGTGCCGTACGACGTGGAGAGGGCTGTCGAGGAGATCTATAAGAAGAACCTTCCCGAATCGTTTGCAAGGATATTCCGGGAAGGAAAACCGCTGGATATAATCATGCATTCGGATTGATATGAACTTTGAAGACTCTGCAGAGATCCAAAACTGCCTCGGAATCCTGGGGGCATACGGTGTCGATACCGTTCACCCGGCGCATGTGACAAAAAATGCGGGTGTACTCTTCGACTGCCTCAAAGAGCTCCACCACCTTGGCAAACCTGAAAGGAGGCTTCTTATCTTCGGGTCTCTTCTTCACGATATCGGCTGGAGCATATCCGAAAAGAAGCACCACAGGCATTCGATGGATATCATACTGGGAGACAAGTCCCTGAATTTAAACGACCGGGAGAGGACGATCGTCGCAAATATCGCGAGATACCACAGGAAAGCGCTTCCCTCGGACGAGCACGAAAACTTCTCGGGTTTAAGTCCTGAAGAAAAAAACATCATTCTCGTGAATGCCTCGATCCTCAGGATCGCCGACGCCCTGGACAGGATGCACATGTCGAGGATCGAAGTTGCCGGGTGCACGGTGAACGGGGATTCGGTAATAATAAAATGCAGGACCTCTGGAATTTCAGGATATGAAATTGCAGCGGTCGAAAAGAAGAGCGACCTGTTCGAAAAAATTTTTAACAAGAATGTGAGGCCGGTATGCCTGATAGAACAGAAGAAAAAATAATATCATTTATCGATCTCGGAACGAATTCTGCAAGACTGCTTATCGCAAGGATATATTCCAATCATTCTTACTCCGTCCTGCGGCGGCAGAAAGAGATCATAAGGCTTGGCGAGGGCAGTTTTGCGCAGGGAGTTATATCCGAATATGCAATTGTAAAGGCAATCGATCTCTGCAGGAAATATGTTGAGATTTCCCAGAACTTTAACGTGGACGAGATCCACGCGGTCGCGACATCGGCGGCGAGGGATGCGGTCAACGGCCAGGACCTCATACACAGGATCAGGCAGGAGACGGGCCTCGACATAAAGATAATATCGGGAGAGGAGGAGGCGAGACTGATCTATCTCGGTGTCTCGAACAATCTCGGTATGGATGACAGGTTGTGTCTCTTTATAGATATCGGCGGAGGAAGCACCGAGATAATCGTCGGCAGCCGCTTCGATTATGTCTACATAAAGAGCCTGAAACTCGGCGCCCTGAGGACGCATTTCCGGTTCC
The window above is part of the Methanolacinia paynteri genome. Proteins encoded here:
- the pstB gene encoding phosphate ABC transporter ATP-binding protein PstB, whose product is MSDKETILETKKLNLFYGEKQALTEVDVQVYKNHVTALIGPSGCGKSTLLRCFNRMNDLVASCRIDGEIIYHDRNIYSPGTDVVHMRKKIGMVFQQPNPFPKSIYDNIAYGPRIHGTKDRKKLDEIVEKSLKQAALWDEVHDRLDEPAMGLSGGQQQRLCIARTLAVEPEVILMDEPCSALDPIATSKIESLIDDLKKTYTVIIVTHSMSQASRVSDYTGFMYLGKMIEFGDTEKIFTSPDEELTNNYITGRFG
- the phoU gene encoding phosphate signaling complex protein PhoU; protein product: MSDKFQSELKKLKEYTIEMGEFSITMFRDSLKALNDMDEKLANDVIGRKRKLAEYNNNIDEETLRVLTLYQPVASDIRFLSCISQMNTSLYRLGRNGKDIAKLITILPNTPHLNVFKNICHMGDYVAIMIADVLEAFRTGDISKILDLGKRDNYVDNLQETIFRESFTYMMEDSSNISRCIEYVMVSRYLERMGDHACLMGEKVYFMIEGKKIEFH
- the ppk1 gene encoding polyphosphate kinase 1, with product MSKISLNNPGIFINRELSWIEFNRMVLEEAQDQRHPLLERVKFLSIFSSNLDEFMMIRVSGLRRQKKAGALESPPDGLTPTQQLSAIRSEVKKQILESDMIWRDNLLPALNKEGIFIHRFRELNKKQKNFLRKYFEKEIFPALTPMAFDPGRPFPFISNLSLNLAVIIDDPQEGNIFSRLKIPRETFPRLIRIPPECIKLSEECQDLVDEYHFVFIEDLAAANADLLFPEEKIVNCYPFVVSRDADLEIEEDEAADLLTAIEESVELRRIGSPVRLEVDRSMPKWVRNILAKKFELGSGDVYTVDEHLRKSDLMQLMDVDRPDLKDKPFLPSYPCGFEDEDKSIFPEIKKGDILFYHPYDSFTPIVNFIRQAAEDPDVIAIKQTLYRTGPKSPIVQALMKARMNGKQVSVMVELKARFDEQNNITWAKALERTGVHVVYGLMGIKVHSKMTMVVRREKEGLETYIHIGTGNYNPVTARIYTDIGIMTCDRSIASDVTDLFNALTGHSGKREFNDLIVSYGKTGMMKEKILGLIEQEIEVQKQGKEGYIAFKLNQLVDPDIIIALYKASKAGVKIVLQVRGICCLRPGMKDISENIECTSIVGRFLEHSRILYFRNDGNDILLTGSADMMQRNLNRRVEILMEIKDENIKSEIKKILDVHLNDNVNSRELRPDGSYVKKEASGERCDAQQWMIDHRGVWNEGHL
- a CDS encoding CHAD domain-containing protein, which produces MSGKYSCPDKGYCLYAAEYMTSLLSALAAETEGVKYSDDIEYVHRCRVATRRLRAAMSVFEECFPKKEFGEWLKQIKGITGSLGEARDLDVQVDFLKKFLSPEERQGTKVFFIAGDVAGKTNQTNVSETAIIPVYPAEDDDARAGKSVVSRIVNFFRHIFSPGRDETEPEPEGQTGDLTPSSGYNFRASDPYTAGIECLITRLEQRRKSIQPAVIKSIESFEKSKTAEKMGTYLRAMIVEADLNQTDIHSPYSFEKAFYNITLAEEGLYWYERFLKDPSLVKRHHEMRISAKKFRYTIETYSGLYEGELKDQIKVMKKLQDYLGDIHDCDVWAAFLDDFIVEERKRNIEFFGNDRFFMFVLPGLNFLKENRISKRTELYTELLEYWDGMKKEHFREELGSVISLPLQSSLNRIIDSSPDDSPLHIALIGDVHANLPALEAVLADAKERGASAIINTGDFIGYGAFPDQTVSKIRAEHIVSVIGNYDLSVLKSRTKKKSLPKNRQKRFAMEWAYKELSDENRRYLKLLPKNLSLMVKGKSLYVTHGSPDSIKDYINETTPDDLLRSYISGTGADFIITGHTHTQYAKKIDETWFINTGSVGRPDDGDPRACYAMLSLNPFSLYHVRVPYDVERAVEEIYKKNLPESFARIFREGKPLDIIMHSD
- a CDS encoding HD domain-containing protein, with protein sequence MNFEDSAEIQNCLGILGAYGVDTVHPAHVTKNAGVLFDCLKELHHLGKPERRLLIFGSLLHDIGWSISEKKHHRHSMDIILGDKSLNLNDRERTIVANIARYHRKALPSDEHENFSGLSPEEKNIILVNASILRIADALDRMHMSRIEVAGCTVNGDSVIIKCRTSGISGYEIAAVEKKSDLFEKIFNKNVRPVCLIEQKKK